Proteins from one Bifidobacterium sp. ESL0732 genomic window:
- a CDS encoding LacI family DNA-binding transcriptional regulator: MTTENAHQSGPVSEEADKPGKITIRDVAKAAGVAPSTVSRAFARPGRVNEATAQRIYDIADKIGYRATAIRAHTNDDHLNGMLGIVVADLSNPVFAEYTRAAQHECLSNGFGLLVLDSEENAVIERTSIHTAIQHIDGLILSSSRLSDAGIRKLAQTKPLVTMNRSIRGIQSIIGDVQTGLSEAVEYLTTLGHRNFTYLSGPESSWQDGVRWRTLSSICQRQHLKLRRVPSNAPTFSGGFRTGEGFLNNPTSAVIAYNDIMAIGFIAALHSRNINVPGEVSVVGIDDVQFSSLVSPALSTVRLPRKELGTKAVNEVLDLIHHTKPVNDRKPIMLQSSYVVRASTGKANPSLISAIRI; this comes from the coding sequence ATGACAACAGAGAATGCACACCAATCCGGCCCGGTCTCCGAAGAAGCAGACAAACCCGGAAAAATCACCATCAGGGATGTCGCCAAGGCCGCAGGCGTGGCTCCATCAACGGTTTCAAGGGCTTTTGCACGACCAGGACGTGTCAACGAGGCCACGGCCCAACGAATTTACGACATCGCCGACAAAATAGGATATCGCGCCACCGCCATCAGGGCGCATACCAACGACGACCATCTCAACGGCATGCTCGGCATTGTAGTAGCGGACCTCAGTAACCCGGTTTTCGCCGAGTACACGCGCGCGGCCCAGCACGAATGCCTTTCCAACGGTTTCGGCCTTTTGGTGCTCGATTCCGAGGAAAACGCAGTCATCGAGCGAACCTCCATCCATACCGCCATCCAACATATCGACGGCCTCATCCTCTCTTCCTCGCGCCTCTCCGACGCCGGCATACGCAAGCTCGCCCAGACCAAACCGCTGGTTACGATGAACCGCTCGATCCGCGGCATACAGTCGATCATCGGCGATGTGCAGACCGGGCTGAGCGAAGCCGTCGAGTATCTGACAACCCTAGGCCACCGGAATTTCACCTACCTAAGCGGGCCGGAATCCTCGTGGCAGGACGGTGTGCGCTGGCGCACGCTTTCGTCAATCTGCCAGCGCCAGCACCTGAAACTGCGCCGCGTGCCCTCCAATGCGCCGACGTTCAGCGGCGGTTTCCGGACCGGCGAGGGGTTTCTGAACAACCCGACCAGCGCCGTCATAGCCTACAACGACATCATGGCCATCGGCTTCATCGCGGCACTGCATTCCCGGAATATCAACGTTCCGGGAGAAGTTTCCGTCGTCGGCATCGATGACGTGCAATTCAGTTCGCTGGTTTCTCCCGCGCTTTCGACCGTCCGTCTGCCTCGAAAGGAACTGGGAACGAAGGCCGTGAACGAGGTGCTGGATCTCATCCACCACACCAAACCGGTCAACGACAGAAAACCGATTATGCTGCAATCTTCGTACGTCGTGAGAGCCAGTACCGGCAAGGCCAACCCCTCGCTGATATCAGCAATCCGCATCTGA
- a CDS encoding DUF2264 domain-containing protein — protein sequence METKPFNENVATNPLRTKEDCEQALVDILAPAMRLVESGGRYGRFRMSDSGAVYSQDRTSIEGFCRLLWGLGPLFANRSNIRRFPRWWQLSCAGIVHGTTPGDPDFWGNPLDDYDQLFVEMGAITAFLFETRQDFWDHLSDTQQSNILIWLDQINAHELPKTNWLWFRQMVNTWFVHTGHPEYDALVQADFDVTASHYLGHGWSYDGYKNQIDNYIPFAYQFFTLMNAGLAERDDRARHGADSLKAANIDSSTTNVSVPSETAEAKRYTLLKQRATAFVPSYANWFAADGACLPFGRSLDYRFAQAAFWSAAAFAGIDFPAGWTLGDVKHLLLNNLRWWFRQNIFQSDGLIPIGYAYPNMNMAEGYNGPASAYWALKTFIFLCIPDSDVFWTTRESDDFKFEPLKLQPEPRMLVAHSRTGLEVQAFTAGQHAPEHNHTDAKYEKYVYSTTFGFSTPKAATVLKQMACDNTLAVSESQYHWRTAFGYADYAVHSDYVYSRWEPWDDVTIRNFIVPLMPWHIRVHVIDSARALHLAEGGFTMPDFGQELTGPNINAIGGVAGASAQHAADGSFASGWDCLDGNVATNDEDLSNSVEAGGNNQNVGETAGNRDTNEDVVTLGVPRQSLFYRTEVGLTGLIGAEGFALELSTPEPNTNLLYPKTRIPMQMRTIDPGHYVFVSAYLGDRELESVNDDGSIALPSATLIGTELHINYRGETHTVNLAELTKPSESTKQAK from the coding sequence ATGGAAACAAAACCTTTCAACGAAAATGTCGCCACCAACCCACTGCGTACGAAAGAGGATTGCGAACAAGCGCTGGTCGATATCCTTGCGCCTGCCATGCGTCTGGTGGAAAGCGGCGGACGATACGGCCGATTCCGTATGAGCGACAGCGGGGCCGTCTATAGCCAGGACCGCACCTCAATCGAGGGGTTCTGCCGCTTGCTTTGGGGACTCGGACCGCTTTTTGCCAACCGAAGCAACATTCGTCGTTTCCCGCGCTGGTGGCAGCTTTCATGCGCTGGCATCGTGCACGGCACCACGCCCGGCGACCCCGATTTCTGGGGCAACCCGCTGGATGATTATGACCAGCTTTTTGTGGAAATGGGCGCGATTACGGCATTCCTTTTCGAAACACGGCAGGATTTTTGGGATCATTTGAGCGATACACAACAGAGCAATATCCTCATCTGGCTCGACCAGATCAACGCTCATGAACTGCCAAAAACGAACTGGCTTTGGTTCCGGCAGATGGTCAACACCTGGTTCGTGCACACCGGGCACCCCGAGTACGACGCCTTGGTACAGGCCGATTTCGACGTTACCGCTTCGCATTATCTCGGCCACGGATGGTCGTATGACGGCTATAAAAATCAGATCGACAACTATATTCCGTTCGCCTATCAGTTCTTTACTCTGATGAACGCCGGGCTCGCGGAGCGTGACGATCGCGCTCGTCACGGTGCCGATTCCTTAAAAGCCGCTAATATCGATTCTTCGACAACAAATGTCAGCGTTCCTTCTGAAACCGCCGAAGCGAAACGCTATACGCTGCTCAAACAACGCGCGACCGCTTTCGTGCCGAGCTATGCCAACTGGTTCGCCGCAGACGGCGCTTGCCTGCCGTTCGGACGCAGCCTCGACTACCGGTTCGCGCAGGCGGCGTTCTGGAGTGCGGCGGCCTTTGCCGGCATCGACTTTCCGGCCGGCTGGACGCTTGGGGACGTGAAGCATCTGTTGCTGAATAACTTGCGCTGGTGGTTCCGCCAGAATATCTTCCAGTCCGACGGACTGATTCCCATAGGTTACGCCTACCCGAACATGAACATGGCCGAAGGCTATAACGGACCGGCTTCCGCTTACTGGGCGCTCAAAACCTTCATTTTCCTGTGCATTCCGGATTCCGACGTCTTCTGGACCACCCGCGAAAGCGACGATTTCAAATTCGAGCCGCTAAAACTGCAGCCCGAACCGCGCATGTTGGTGGCGCACAGCCGTACAGGCTTGGAAGTGCAGGCGTTCACTGCCGGGCAGCACGCGCCAGAACACAATCACACCGACGCGAAATACGAGAAATACGTCTATTCGACCACCTTCGGCTTCTCAACACCGAAAGCCGCGACCGTGCTCAAGCAAATGGCCTGCGACAACACCTTGGCGGTTTCCGAATCCCAATATCACTGGCGCACGGCCTTCGGCTACGCCGATTATGCGGTGCACAGCGATTACGTTTACTCACGCTGGGAACCGTGGGACGACGTTACGATCCGCAATTTCATCGTGCCCCTGATGCCGTGGCACATTCGCGTCCACGTCATCGACTCCGCGCGCGCTTTGCACCTGGCGGAAGGCGGATTCACCATGCCGGACTTCGGGCAGGAATTGACCGGGCCCAATATCAACGCGATTGGCGGGGTTGCGGGGGCATCGGCCCAGCACGCCGCCGATGGCTCCTTTGCTTCGGGTTGGGATTGCTTGGACGGAAACGTTGCTACGAATGATGAAGATTTATCAAATTCGGTGGAAGCAGGCGGAAACAATCAAAACGTCGGCGAGACCGCAGGAAATCGCGATACAAACGAAGACGTAGTGACGCTGGGAGTTCCGCGACAATCGCTGTTTTACCGCACCGAAGTCGGGCTCACGGGGCTGATCGGAGCGGAAGGCTTTGCACTGGAACTCTCTACGCCGGAACCAAACACGAACCTGCTCTATCCCAAAACCAGAATACCAATGCAGATGCGCACCATCGACCCCGGCCACTACGTCTTCGTTTCCGCCTACCTCGGCGACCGCGAGCTGGAAAGCGTGAACGACGACGGTTCGATAGCTCTGCCCAGCGCCACCCTGATCGGCACCGAACTGCACATCAATTATCGCGGCGAGACGCACACGGTGAATCTGGCGGAACTAACGAAGCCTTCAGAATCAACGAAACAAGCCAAATAA
- the fbaA gene encoding class II fructose-bisphosphate aldolase, which translates to MTIATPERYREMLESARHNGYAYPAINVTSTQTLNAALQGFAEAESDGIIQVSVGGASYFSGQSVNDRVTGSLAFAAFAHEVAAKYPNISIALHTDHCAKPYLDGWVRPLLAREVEEVKHGHEPMFQSHMWDGSTVPLEKNLDVAEELLDLSAKAHTVLEIEIGAVGGEEDGHRADIDEKLYSTPDEGVTVARRLGLGERGAYMAAFTFGNVHGAYKPGVVRLRPELLGEIQREVASAAKAGNLGSRYTEADLHDNKPFMLVFHGGSGSSKGDITAAVHYGVIKMNIDTDTQYAFTRAVAGHMFEHYDSVLKVDGEVGEKRYYDPRSWGRTAEDAMAKRVVEACVELGSAGKALK; encoded by the coding sequence ATGACCATTGCAACCCCTGAACGATATCGTGAAATGCTGGAATCCGCGCGGCATAACGGCTACGCGTATCCTGCGATCAACGTGACCAGTACCCAGACGCTCAACGCCGCGCTGCAGGGGTTTGCCGAGGCCGAATCCGATGGCATCATTCAGGTTTCGGTGGGCGGCGCGTCTTATTTTTCCGGGCAAAGCGTGAACGATCGTGTCACCGGTTCGCTGGCGTTTGCAGCGTTTGCGCATGAGGTGGCCGCAAAATATCCGAATATTTCCATTGCCTTACATACCGACCATTGCGCCAAGCCGTATCTCGATGGCTGGGTGCGGCCGCTGCTCGCACGCGAAGTAGAGGAAGTGAAGCACGGCCATGAGCCGATGTTTCAGTCCCATATGTGGGACGGGTCGACGGTACCGTTGGAGAAAAACCTCGACGTCGCCGAAGAGTTGCTGGATTTGTCGGCCAAAGCCCATACCGTCTTGGAAATCGAAATCGGTGCGGTCGGCGGCGAAGAGGACGGGCATCGCGCGGATATCGACGAAAAGCTCTATTCCACGCCAGACGAAGGTGTCACCGTCGCACGTCGGCTCGGGCTGGGGGAGCGCGGCGCCTATATGGCTGCGTTTACGTTCGGCAATGTTCACGGCGCTTACAAGCCTGGAGTGGTGAGGCTGCGCCCGGAATTGCTTGGCGAAATCCAGCGCGAGGTGGCTTCTGCAGCAAAGGCGGGCAACCTGGGAAGCCGCTATACGGAAGCCGATTTGCATGACAATAAGCCATTTATGCTTGTTTTCCACGGCGGCTCAGGTTCATCGAAAGGTGATATTACGGCCGCGGTCCATTACGGCGTGATCAAAATGAACATCGACACCGACACCCAGTACGCCTTTACCCGCGCTGTCGCCGGCCACATGTTCGAGCACTACGATTCCGTGCTCAAAGTCGACGGCGAGGTGGGCGAGAAGCGTTACTACGACCCGCGTTCATGGGGACGCACGGCTGAAGACGCGATGGCCAAACGCGTGGTCGAAGCCTGCGTCGAGTTGGGGTCGGCCGGCAAAGCGTTGAAATAG
- a CDS encoding DUF3021 family protein, with translation MKSVPQTNARVSNNETNPFKGKKVLLRNIFHNAATGLGFGSFFFLLTTAIVPGWIPVNTFSILTMFVLSALIGELTFLVSDGYLWGYIVHCVLTFTLTIGWILVNGWTFKQIPGGLASVVAAFVCVYAAIWIIIIANEKITVSKINKKVNERR, from the coding sequence ATGAAAAGTGTGCCTCAAACGAACGCTAGAGTCAGCAACAACGAAACAAACCCCTTCAAGGGCAAAAAGGTGCTTCTCCGCAATATCTTTCACAACGCTGCCACTGGACTCGGCTTTGGCTCATTCTTCTTCTTGCTGACCACCGCCATCGTGCCCGGATGGATACCTGTCAATACCTTCAGCATTCTGACCATGTTCGTTTTGAGCGCACTCATCGGAGAGCTGACGTTCTTGGTGAGCGATGGATATCTTTGGGGCTATATCGTCCACTGCGTGCTGACCTTTACGCTGACCATCGGATGGATTCTGGTCAATGGCTGGACTTTCAAACAGATTCCCGGCGGCCTGGCGAGCGTGGTGGCGGCATTCGTGTGCGTATATGCCGCGATTTGGATTATCATCATTGCAAACGAAAAGATAACCGTCAGCAAAATCAACAAGAAAGTCAACGAGCGCCGCTAA
- the htpX gene encoding zinc metalloprotease HtpX encodes MEGKIKVHGHLNGLKTTLLFGVMWAIIMLIWWLTGASRDTLIYYIFIGLASTFISYWFSDRISIASMGAQQVSEQQAPELYRIVRELSARAGKPMPRIYIAATMSPNAFATGRNERHAAVCCTQGILQILNERELRGVLGHELMHVYNHDILTSAVASAMATVITYLGYMLMFFGGGRDNDDRDSGIFGLLGVALSSILAPIGASLIQLAISRTREYDADEDGSKLTGDPAALASALNKITSGAAANPMPQTAGTQSAAAMMIANPFSDEGFSRLFSTHPPTQERINRLMQMAQEMQGVGAGPNGGKRFNRLGSDESAQVAY; translated from the coding sequence ATGGAAGGCAAGATCAAAGTACACGGCCACTTGAACGGCCTCAAAACCACGCTCCTTTTCGGAGTTATGTGGGCCATCATCATGCTTATTTGGTGGCTTACCGGTGCCAGCCGTGACACGCTTATCTACTACATTTTCATCGGGCTTGCGTCGACCTTCATCTCCTATTGGTTCTCCGACCGCATCTCCATCGCTTCGATGGGTGCGCAACAGGTTTCGGAGCAGCAAGCGCCCGAGCTCTACCGTATCGTGCGCGAACTTTCCGCCCGCGCCGGCAAGCCGATGCCGCGTATCTATATCGCAGCGACCATGAGCCCGAACGCATTCGCCACCGGCCGCAACGAGCGTCACGCCGCCGTTTGCTGCACGCAGGGCATCCTGCAGATCCTCAATGAGCGCGAGTTGCGCGGCGTGCTCGGCCATGAGCTGATGCACGTCTACAATCACGACATCCTCACTTCTGCGGTGGCCAGCGCGATGGCGACGGTGATTACTTATTTGGGCTATATGCTGATGTTCTTCGGTGGCGGACGAGACAATGATGACCGCGATTCCGGGATTTTTGGACTGCTTGGTGTGGCACTTAGCTCGATTCTCGCGCCCATCGGTGCTTCGCTGATTCAGCTGGCGATTTCCCGAACCCGCGAATACGACGCGGATGAAGACGGCAGCAAACTCACCGGCGACCCAGCAGCGCTTGCCTCGGCCCTCAATAAGATTACGTCCGGAGCGGCCGCCAACCCGATGCCGCAGACCGCCGGCACCCAGTCCGCCGCCGCGATGATGATTGCCAACCCCTTCTCCGACGAGGGCTTCAGCCGTCTCTTCTCCACGCATCCTCCCACCCAGGAACGCATCAACCGTCTGATGCAGATGGCTCAGGAGATGCAGGGCGTCGGGGCTGGCCCGAATGGAGGGAAACGTTTCAATCGCTTGGGGTCCGACGAATCGGCTCAGGTCGCTTACTGA
- a CDS encoding FAD-dependent oxidoreductase → MSENNSNELRIAVVGAGPAGVYSSDIFLRELKKKAADLGLPGHARIDLFEKLPVPFGLVRYGVAPDHPAIKFIADALEKTLDNPDIHLYCDVQFGRDLTLDDLMPRYDAVLFATGAVADRPLTIPGADLDGVYGAARFVEWYDGYPTGARTWPLDAEKVAVIGGGNVAMDVSRELMRNADDLKARTDIPDNVYEGIKTNKARELHLFIRRGVAQAKFSVQELRELEKLPGVQIIINEDDFDLDDDTVEQAGKDKLTRQMVEELYAIRDMAEDMQDDGGVDFEGNPAPKKYYMHFNSAPTQVLGEDGKVVGLHVEHTETGADGVMRHTGEFTDYPVQAVYHAIGYKPASVPGVAYDEQRDVLANEEGRILAEPALTAETGKSTVRPRLYATGWAKRGPVGLIGSTKSDALLIVGNMLDDLSKAEDVDGAGKGCVAADRDPESIDRLLASRGVKPIDFAGWKKVDAYERAEGAKEGREHKKVIDPDQLRALALG, encoded by the coding sequence ATGAGTGAAAACAACAGCAACGAACTGCGCATCGCCGTCGTCGGCGCCGGCCCTGCGGGCGTCTATTCATCCGACATCTTCCTACGCGAGCTGAAGAAGAAGGCCGCCGACCTCGGGCTGCCTGGCCACGCGCGTATCGATCTGTTCGAAAAGCTACCGGTGCCGTTCGGTCTCGTGCGTTACGGCGTCGCGCCCGACCATCCGGCCATCAAGTTCATCGCCGACGCGTTGGAGAAGACGCTGGACAACCCTGATATCCATTTGTATTGCGATGTGCAATTTGGTCGTGATCTGACCCTCGACGACCTGATGCCGCGCTACGACGCGGTGCTCTTTGCTACGGGCGCGGTGGCCGACCGGCCACTGACTATTCCCGGGGCCGACCTCGACGGCGTGTACGGCGCTGCGCGGTTCGTGGAGTGGTATGACGGGTATCCCACGGGTGCCCGTACTTGGCCGCTCGATGCCGAGAAGGTGGCCGTCATCGGCGGTGGCAACGTGGCGATGGACGTCTCGCGCGAACTGATGCGCAATGCCGATGACCTTAAGGCTCGTACCGATATTCCCGATAATGTCTATGAAGGAATCAAAACCAACAAGGCCCGAGAGCTGCACCTCTTTATTCGTCGTGGCGTGGCTCAGGCCAAGTTTAGCGTGCAGGAGTTGCGCGAACTCGAGAAGCTGCCGGGTGTACAGATCATCATCAACGAGGACGATTTCGACCTCGACGATGACACTGTCGAGCAGGCCGGCAAGGACAAGCTCACCCGCCAGATGGTCGAGGAACTCTACGCCATCCGCGATATGGCTGAGGATATGCAAGACGACGGCGGTGTCGATTTCGAAGGCAATCCTGCGCCGAAGAAGTATTACATGCACTTCAACTCTGCTCCGACGCAGGTGCTGGGCGAGGACGGCAAGGTCGTCGGCCTGCACGTCGAGCACACCGAAACCGGAGCCGATGGCGTGATGCGCCACACCGGCGAATTCACCGACTATCCGGTTCAGGCCGTCTACCATGCCATCGGCTACAAGCCGGCGAGCGTGCCGGGTGTGGCCTACGACGAGCAGCGCGATGTGCTGGCCAACGAAGAGGGCCGCATCCTCGCCGAACCAGCGCTCACCGCGGAAACCGGCAAGAGCACCGTTCGTCCTCGCCTCTATGCGACCGGCTGGGCCAAGCGCGGACCCGTCGGCCTGATCGGTTCCACCAAGTCCGATGCGCTGTTGATCGTTGGTAACATGCTGGATGATCTTTCCAAGGCCGAGGACGTTGATGGCGCCGGCAAAGGCTGCGTCGCCGCCGACCGTGATCCCGAGTCCATCGACCGCCTGCTCGCCTCGCGCGGCGTCAAGCCCATCGACTTCGCCGGCTGGAAGAAGGTCGACGCCTACGAGCGAGCCGAGGGTGCGAAAGAAGGCCGCGAGCACAAGAAGGTCATCGATCCCGACCAGCTGCGCGCTTTGGCATTGGGCTGA
- a CDS encoding ABC transporter substrate-binding protein has product MKHGPNNLITKTAAIIGTAAIGLSLAACGNGGNSSAGNNSTTSANGKPTLTFMLDWTPNTNHVGLYVAQQLGYFKDAGINVKILPTAQAGAETSVQNGVANIGFSKLTDLANADAHGADLKLVFDLTQKPIARWCSLKSRTDIKTPKDFAGKTFVTFGSAEQSASVRQMIRYAGGDGDFKTATAGTNTFRTLTSGKGDFAGFYANWEEVESQLNGPALNCFAADKWGVPGNPDQLGFAVKNSWLKNSQNVANLQKFLKSARRGYDYALANPDKAADILVSQTKTSHLDPKLAKASMEKVVKEGYWSGNGMNDDTTDGKPDQRLTATVNAEDGQKYLDFQYNAGTYTDSHNKKLAQAPQAAELSTNKYVQ; this is encoded by the coding sequence TTGAAGCATGGCCCGAACAATCTGATCACAAAGACAGCGGCAATTATCGGGACGGCGGCAATCGGCCTTTCGCTAGCTGCGTGCGGAAACGGCGGCAACAGCTCCGCCGGCAACAACAGCACGACCAGCGCCAACGGTAAACCAACCCTGACCTTCATGCTCGATTGGACACCGAACACCAATCATGTCGGACTGTATGTGGCCCAGCAGCTCGGATATTTCAAGGATGCAGGTATCAACGTGAAAATTCTGCCGACCGCCCAGGCCGGCGCCGAGACCAGCGTGCAGAACGGAGTGGCCAATATCGGCTTCTCGAAACTGACCGACCTCGCCAACGCCGACGCGCACGGCGCCGACCTGAAGCTCGTCTTCGACCTGACGCAAAAGCCCATCGCCCGCTGGTGCAGCCTCAAGAGCCGCACCGACATCAAGACGCCCAAGGATTTCGCAGGCAAGACCTTCGTTACCTTCGGCTCGGCCGAGCAGAGCGCTTCAGTGCGCCAGATGATCCGTTATGCCGGTGGTGACGGTGACTTCAAAACTGCGACGGCAGGCACCAACACCTTCCGCACGCTCACCAGCGGCAAAGGCGATTTCGCCGGCTTCTACGCCAACTGGGAGGAAGTGGAATCGCAGCTCAACGGCCCGGCCCTGAACTGCTTCGCCGCCGACAAGTGGGGCGTGCCCGGCAATCCCGACCAGCTGGGTTTTGCGGTGAAGAACTCCTGGCTTAAGAATTCGCAGAACGTCGCCAATCTGCAGAAATTCCTCAAGTCCGCGCGACGCGGTTATGACTATGCTCTTGCCAATCCCGACAAAGCTGCCGACATCCTCGTGTCGCAGACCAAAACCTCCCACCTCGACCCGAAACTCGCCAAGGCCTCGATGGAAAAGGTCGTGAAAGAAGGTTACTGGAGTGGCAACGGCATGAACGATGACACCACCGATGGTAAGCCCGACCAGAGGCTCACGGCGACGGTCAATGCCGAAGACGGCCAGAAATATCTGGACTTCCAGTACAACGCCGGCACCTACACCGATTCGCACAACAAGAAGCTTGCCCAAGCGCCCCAAGCCGCCGAGCTTTCGACCAACAAGTACGTGCAATGA